In the Coregonus clupeaformis isolate EN_2021a unplaced genomic scaffold, ASM2061545v1 scaf0549, whole genome shotgun sequence genome, one interval contains:
- the slc25a39 gene encoding solute carrier family 25 member 39 — protein KIKVTPLDVVKIRLQAQQTPFYQGKCFLYCNGLMDHIYVCQNGASCASWYKTPTHFSGTLDAFVKITRHEGVRSLWSGLPPTLVMAVPATVIYFTCYDQLRDLLCYGMGFQGNYIPLVAGGLARLGAVSVISPLELVRTKMQSRKLTYSELRVCIRSSVAQDGWLSLWRGWGPTVLRDVPFSALYWFNYELVKAQLCDQYDVSQATFSISFTAGAISGAVAAIMTLPFDVVKTRRQIQLGEMETLGVPVKNPTSTLHIMRGIWAESGYRGLFAGFLPRVIKVAPACAVMISTYEFGKTFFQKMNLDREQQAC, from the exons GGAAGTGCTTCCTGTATTGTAATGGCCTGATGGATCACATCTATGTGTGTCAGAATGGGGCCAGCTGCGCCAGCTGGTACAAAACACCAACCCACTTCAGTGGCACCCTG GATGCTTTTGTGAAGATCACGCGCCACGAGGGGGTCAGGTCTCTGTGGAGCGGGCTGCCTCCCACACT GGTGATGGCGGTGCCTGCCACGGTCATCTACTTCACCTGCTATGACCAGCTCAGAGACTTACTGTGCTACGGCATGGGGTTCCAAGGCAACTACATCCCCCTTGTGGCAGGGGGTCTCGCTAGAC tGGGAGCAGTGAGTGTGATCAGCCCGTTGGAGCTGGTGCGCACCAAGATGCAGTCCCGGAAGCTGACCTACAGCGAGCTGAGGGTGTGTATCCGCTCTAGTGTTGCCCAGGACGGCTGGCTGTCCCTGTGGAGGGGCTGGGGACCCACCGTCCTACGAGACGTCCCCTTCTCAG ccctGTACTGGTTCAACTATGAGCTGGTGAAGGCCCAGCTGTGTGATCAGTATGATGTGTCTCAGGCCACCTTCTCCATCAGCTTCACAGCAGGGGCCATCTCTGGAGCT GTGGCTGCCATCATGACCCTGCCTTTTGACGTAGTGAAGACTCGGAGACAGATCCAactgggagagatggagacactGGGAG TTCCTGTGAAGAACCCCACATCCACATTGCATATCATGAGGGGAATTTGGGCTGAATCGGGCTACAGGGGGCTCTTTGCAG GTTTCCTACCCAGGGTGATCAAAGTGGCCCCAGCCTGTGCTGTCATGATCAGCACCTATGAGTTTGGGAAGACCTTCTTCCAGAAGATGAACCTTGACCGGGAGCAACAGGCCTGCtga